The proteins below come from a single Juglans regia cultivar Chandler chromosome 12, Walnut 2.0, whole genome shotgun sequence genomic window:
- the LOC109020479 gene encoding (-)-isopiperitenone reductase-like isoform X3, with protein MAEERKRYAVVTGANKGIGFEIVRQLASKGIVVVLTARDEKKGLEAVEKLKDFGLSDHVVFHQLDVSDPASIVSLADFIKAKFGKLDILVNNAGINGVKVDADVNIPNERAQGFLGDVENLTEEKLDEILKEFLKDFKEGSVEAKGWPTFLSAYTISKVAVNAYTRILAKKYPSFCINCVCPGYVKTDINGNTGILPVEEGAAKPVRLALLPDGSPSGMFFVRQEVSSF; from the exons ATGGCGGAGGAAAGAAAGAG GTATGCTGTTGTTACAGGAGCAAATAAAGGAATTGGTTTTGAAATAGTTAGACAGTTGGCTTCAAAAGGGATCGTAGTGGTGCTGACAGCAAGAGATGAGAAGAAAGGTCTTGAAGCTGTTGAGAAACTGAAAGACTTTGGTCTCTCTGATCACGTGGTATTTCATCAGCTCGATGTTTCTGACCCCGCTAGCATTGTTTCTTTGGCAGATTTCATCAAAGCAAAGTTTGGGAAACTTGATATCTTG GTGAACAATGCAGGGATAAACGGAGTGAAAGTAGATGCTGATGTG AACATACCAAACGAAAGGGCTCAAGGATTTTTAGGTGATGTTGAAAACCTTACAGAAGAGAAACTGGATGAGATACTGAAGgagtttttaaaagattttaaagaaGGTTCAGTGGAAGCCAAAGGCTGGCCAACTTTTCTATCTGCCTATACAATCTCAAAAGTAGCAGTGAATGCCTACACAAGAATTTTGGCCAAGAAATACCCAAGTTTCTGCATCAACTGTGTATGCCCTGGCTATGTCAAAACCGATATAAATGGCAACACTGGCATCTTGCCTGTTGAAGAAGGTGCTGCAAAACCTGTCAGATTAGCCCTGCTCCCAGACGGCAGTCCTTCTGGCATGTTTTTTGTTCGGCAGGAAGTGTCTTCTTTCTGA
- the LOC109020479 gene encoding (+)-neomenthol dehydrogenase-like isoform X2, whose translation MAEERKRYAVVTGANKGIGFEIVRQLASKGIVVVLTARDEKKDFIKAKFGKLDILVNNAGINGVKVDADVGGAEIDWANLPQTYELAEACLQTNYYGTRGMAETLIHLLQLSNSPRIVNVSSSLGIIKNIPNERAQGFLGDVENLTEEKLDEILKEFLKDFKEGSVEAKGWPTFLSAYTISKVAVNAYTRILAKKYPSFCINCVCPGYVKTDINGNTGILPVEEGAAKPVRLALLPDGSPSGMFFVRQEVSSF comes from the exons ATGGCGGAGGAAAGAAAGAG GTATGCTGTTGTTACAGGAGCAAATAAAGGAATTGGTTTTGAAATAGTTAGACAGTTGGCTTCAAAAGGGATCGTAGTGGTGCTGACAGCAAGAGATGAGAAGAAAG ATTTCATCAAAGCAAAGTTTGGGAAACTTGATATCTTG GTGAACAATGCAGGGATAAACGGAGTGAAAGTAGATGCTGATGTG GGAGGAGCCGAAATTGATTGGGCTAATCTGCCACAAACTTATGAGTTAGCAGAAGCATGCTTGCAAACAAACTACTATGGTACTAGAGGAATGGCTGAAACACTCATTCATCTCCTCCAATTGTCTAATTCACCAAGGATTGTTAACGTTTCATCCAGCCTCGGGATTATAA AGAACATACCAAACGAAAGGGCTCAAGGATTTTTAGGTGATGTTGAAAACCTTACAGAAGAGAAACTGGATGAGATACTGAAGgagtttttaaaagattttaaagaaGGTTCAGTGGAAGCCAAAGGCTGGCCAACTTTTCTATCTGCCTATACAATCTCAAAAGTAGCAGTGAATGCCTACACAAGAATTTTGGCCAAGAAATACCCAAGTTTCTGCATCAACTGTGTATGCCCTGGCTATGTCAAAACCGATATAAATGGCAACACTGGCATCTTGCCTGTTGAAGAAGGTGCTGCAAAACCTGTCAGATTAGCCCTGCTCCCAGACGGCAGTCCTTCTGGCATGTTTTTTGTTCGGCAGGAAGTGTCTTCTTTCTGA
- the LOC109020479 gene encoding (+)-neomenthol dehydrogenase-like isoform X1, with protein sequence MAEERKRYAVVTGANKGIGFEIVRQLASKGIVVVLTARDEKKGLEAVEKLKDFGLSDHVVFHQLDVSDPASIVSLADFIKAKFGKLDILVNNAGINGVKVDADVGGAEIDWANLPQTYELAEACLQTNYYGTRGMAETLIHLLQLSNSPRIVNVSSSLGIIKNIPNERAQGFLGDVENLTEEKLDEILKEFLKDFKEGSVEAKGWPTFLSAYTISKVAVNAYTRILAKKYPSFCINCVCPGYVKTDINGNTGILPVEEGAAKPVRLALLPDGSPSGMFFVRQEVSSF encoded by the exons ATGGCGGAGGAAAGAAAGAG GTATGCTGTTGTTACAGGAGCAAATAAAGGAATTGGTTTTGAAATAGTTAGACAGTTGGCTTCAAAAGGGATCGTAGTGGTGCTGACAGCAAGAGATGAGAAGAAAGGTCTTGAAGCTGTTGAGAAACTGAAAGACTTTGGTCTCTCTGATCACGTGGTATTTCATCAGCTCGATGTTTCTGACCCCGCTAGCATTGTTTCTTTGGCAGATTTCATCAAAGCAAAGTTTGGGAAACTTGATATCTTG GTGAACAATGCAGGGATAAACGGAGTGAAAGTAGATGCTGATGTG GGAGGAGCCGAAATTGATTGGGCTAATCTGCCACAAACTTATGAGTTAGCAGAAGCATGCTTGCAAACAAACTACTATGGTACTAGAGGAATGGCTGAAACACTCATTCATCTCCTCCAATTGTCTAATTCACCAAGGATTGTTAACGTTTCATCCAGCCTCGGGATTATAA AGAACATACCAAACGAAAGGGCTCAAGGATTTTTAGGTGATGTTGAAAACCTTACAGAAGAGAAACTGGATGAGATACTGAAGgagtttttaaaagattttaaagaaGGTTCAGTGGAAGCCAAAGGCTGGCCAACTTTTCTATCTGCCTATACAATCTCAAAAGTAGCAGTGAATGCCTACACAAGAATTTTGGCCAAGAAATACCCAAGTTTCTGCATCAACTGTGTATGCCCTGGCTATGTCAAAACCGATATAAATGGCAACACTGGCATCTTGCCTGTTGAAGAAGGTGCTGCAAAACCTGTCAGATTAGCCCTGCTCCCAGACGGCAGTCCTTCTGGCATGTTTTTTGTTCGGCAGGAAGTGTCTTCTTTCTGA